TGTATACAGCTACACATTTAGGAAGTTTTTTACTCCCCTTAATAGCCTCTCTTATCTCTTCTAACGTCAATTATTACACCTTCCCAATAAAATTATAAGCTAATATCAAGAACCACTGGACAATGGTCAGATCCTAATATTGTAGTATGTATATCAGCTCCATTCATATTTTCTTTTATTCTGTCAGATACTAAGAAGTAATCTATTCTCCAACCAGCATTTTTAGCTCTAGCACTGAATCTATATGACCACCACGAATATATCTCAGCTCTATCAGGATAGAAATATCTAAAACTATCTACAAATCCACTATTTAGTAGAGTAGTCATCTTTTCTCTCTCCTCATCTGAGAATCCAGCATTTTTTCTATTTGTTTTTGGATTTTTAAGGTCGATCTCGTTGTGTGCAACATTTAGATCTCCACAGACAATTACAGGCTTTTTCTTGTCTAATTCTAGAAGGTAGTTTTTGAAGTCATCTTCCCACTTCATTCTGTATTCAAGTCTTGCTAATTTCTCTTGAGAGTTAGGAGTATAAACTGTGATCATATAGAATTTGTCAAACTCTAAAGTTATCACTCTCCCCTCTTTGTCATGCTCCTCAATCCCCAATCCATATTGAACTGAAAGAGGTTTCTCCTTTGTGAATATAGCTGTTCCAGAGTACCCCTTCTTTTCAGCATAGTTCCAATATTGGTGGTAACCCTCTAATTCTAAATCTATCTGTCCCTCTTGTAGTTTAGTCTCTTGTAAACAAAATATATCAGCTTTCTGCTCATTAAAATAATCTAAAAAACCTTTTCCAACACAGGCTCTTAATCCATTTACATTCCAAGATATTAATTTCATAAGCTCTCCTTTTTTATAAATTATAGTTATATATACTATAATTATATCATATTTATAATTTAATGCAATTATTTTAGACAAAAAAAAGGACAACTAAACAGTTGTCCTCTAAAAAAATATCAAAATTACTTAACAGCTATAACTTCGATCTCAACTTTTACATCTTTTGGAAGTCTTGCTACTTCTACACAAGCTCTTGCAGGTTTAACATCTCCAAGGTACTCGTTGTATACTTCGTTTATAGCAGCGAAATCGTTCATATCTTTAATGAATACTCCAGCTTTAACTACATCTTTCATTGAGTATCCTGCTGCTTCAACGATAGCTTTTACGTTTTCTAAAGATTGTCTAGTTTGCTCTTTAACATCTTCTGAAACTAGAGTCATTGTTTCTGGAACAAATGGGATTTGTCCTGATACAAATAACATTCCGTTAGCTTCGATAGCTTGTGAGTATGGTCCTAAAGCTGCTGGTGCTTTTTCTGTGTGAATTACTTTATTCATTTTTTCCTCCTAAAATATATTTATTGTGAAACATAGTTCTATGAACTAGATCTCCACCATTTTTTATTTTTAAAATCTCCGCCAAGATTTCAATAGCAATCTCCTCTGGTGTTCCATTTGATAGTTTTAAACCAATAGGAGCGAATATATTATCTCTTATTTCTCCGATTTTTTCAAGCTTTTCTTTTAAAGTTGTGACTTTTCTTCTACTTCCAATGATACCTATATACTTTGCTCCTCTGTTTTTGACAAGGTTAAACACCTCTTCATCTAGTAGATGACCCCTTGTAACTATTACAATATATGTATTACCATCTATTTTTTCCTTTGTCAATAGCTCTTGAAAACTTCCTAGAGTAAGTTCTGGAATATCTTTTTTCAATTCCTCTCTATCATCTATTATTTTTAGATCAAATTCCAAATGTTGAGCTATTTTAAAGAGTTTTTGTCCTACATGTCCAGCACCACAGATCAATAGTTTTGGAAAGGGAGAAAAGATCTTAATATACCCCTTCATCATTCCACCACAGTTCATCTTCAACTCATTTGTAGTGGTTAGATTATATTCAAAACTCTCGCTATTACCTGTTTTTAAAAGCTCTCTAGCTCTATCTATTACAACACTCTCTATCTTTCCACCACCAATAGTTCCAACTATTTCATCTTCAAAGACACCCATAATTGTACCACTCTTTCTCGGGGTAGAGCCTGTTGCCTCTGTAATAGTAACTAGGGCAGTTCTCTTGCCTTGAGATAGGTTTTCCTCTATTTTTTTCAATATAGTTAACTCCATACTCTCTCCTTATAATCCCTTTTTTATCTTTAAATAAAGTATAGCTTCCAATACAGCACCACCAATAGCTCTAGCTTTATCAGAGATTGTAAAACAATTTTTCTGCTCCTCAAGTCTTGGATCAATATCAGCAATTTTAAATTTTTCAGATACTTTATAACCATCTCTAATCAATCCACGTAGTACACCATCAATAGTAGCTTTTATATTATTTCCATCAATAGTAGCTATAGTATCCCCTTTTTTTACTATGTCACCAATTGAACAGATATTTTTTATAATACCAGAGCAGGGACTATATATTACCCTCTCTCTTCCTATTCCAGCTATGATACCAGGAACTCCTGTATTTTCCATAGCTTTTCCCTCAAATATCAACCTTCCCAGATCGTGTCCTCTCATACTCTCTACAACTACATCTACATCTAAACCAGCAGTGAATCCAGGTCCTAATCCAATTGTAATAGGAGCCATCTCCCTATTAGTACCACAATTTTTTTTAGCCAAGATAGCATCAACTACAACTAATGGTTTAATTTTTTTGATTATATCTCCATTTGGATCTACTAGAATGGGGATTTCATTATTGAGCCAACATCTTTCTATCTCCTCTATAGATGAACAGAGTTTAGCAGTGACCTCTTCAATCACCATCTTTTCTCTATATATAGCTTCACAAAAAGCCACCTCTCTTCTGATAGCTGAAGGTTTTTCTATCTCTAAAATTAGAACTTTAAACCCAGCTCTAAAAAGCTTGTGAATTGTACCAGTGGCGATATCTCCTCCACCTCTAACCACTACAATATCATTAGTAAATCCCAATTAGATCACCTCTATCATATATTCATATATATTAGCATAATCTAGTTTACGAGATATGTCAACTTTTTAATAGAAATATTATGATAAATATGGTATATTAAAGGCATAGAGAGTGAGTTGAGGAAGATGAGAGATAGATTGGGTAGAGATATCGAATATTTAAGAGTGTCAATTACAGATAGATGTAATTTGAGATGTAAATACTGTATGGGAGATAAAGATATAGTTTTTTTACCTAAAGATGAGATTTTGAGTGTAGAAGAGATAAAAAGAGTTGTAGAGATCTTTTCTGAATTGGGTGTAAAAAAAGTTCGTATCACAGGGGGAGAACCTCTTGTAAGAAAGAATTTTAGAGAGATAATTCAAGGGATAAATAGTATAGATACAATAGATGAGATCAGTTTGACTACTAATGGAATAAGCTTGGAAGAGGAGTTAGAATTCTTAAGATCCAAAAAGATATATAGTTTGAACATAAGCCTTGATACGTTAAAAGGGGAGCTATATAGGGAGATAACAGGGGGAGAGTTATCAAAAGTTCTAAATTCTATAAAAAAAGCATTGGAGTTAAACTTCAAAAGGATTAAACTGAATGTAGTCTTAATAAGAGGAAAAAATGATAGTGAGATTATGGATTTTGTAAGGCTTACAGAGAGATATCCCATAGATGTAAGATTTATTGAACTGATGCCAATTGGAATGGGAAAAGAGTATCGTCCTATTTCAAATGATGAAGTAAAGAAAATTATAGAGAAAGAGAGAAAATTGATCTACTTTGATGAGAGGATAGGTTCAGGACCAGCTATCTATTACAAGACAGAGTTCGGGCAAGGTTGTATTGGTTTTATTACCCCGATATCTCACGGATTTTGTGAGCAGTGTAATAGAGTGAGGGTGACAGCAGAGGGATTTTTAAAACTCTGTCTACATCTTAATAGTGGGATAAATTTAAAAGAACTTTTGAGATCAGGATATGATAATGAGTTTATAAAAACTAAGATAGTAGAGGCCATAAATAACAAGCCAGAAAAACATAGTATGAGAGAGAAAGTTGAAAATAAGAGAGCTGATAAGAGATATATGAATGAGATTGGAGGATAAGAGAGTGGCAAAGATAGTAGCAGTTTGTACAAGTGAGAAGAAGGGAACTCAGAAAAAGAGTGTTAACGAGGGAGTTTTAATAGAGAATTTTGGTCTAGAGGGAGATGCTCATGCTGGGAATTGGCATAGACAGGTTAGTTTGATCTCAAAACAGAAGATAGATGAGTTTAAATCTAGAGGTGGATCTGTTGTAGATGGAGATTTTGGAGAGAATATCATTGTAGATGGAATAGATTGTGCAAAATTGCCTGTTGGGACTAAGTTGAAAATAGGAGAAGAGATAGTTTTAGAGGTGACACAAATAGGGAAGGAGTGTCATTCACACTGTGCAATATACCATAGTGTAGGAGATTGTATTATGCCTAGAGAGGGTATATTTACAGTGGTTTTAAAAGGTGGAAAAGTTAGAGTGGGAGATAGTATTGAGATAATTTAATATTATCTCTTTTCAATTTTTATAATTTATGCTATAATTTTCAAAGTGATTAAAAAATAGAAATATTTTAAAAAATAAAGAACAAAATATTAAACGAAGAGTATGTAATTTATTCTGAATAATGGAGGTATGAGATTGAAAAAAGATATAAGTATTAAGAATGTCACTAAAAGTTATGATGGAGTTCAAGTGTTGAAAAACATCAATTTAGATATAAAAGATGGAGAAATTTTTTCTATTTTGGGACCTTCGGGGTGTGGTAAAACCACCTTACTTAGAATGATTGCAGGATTTACAGAATTAGATGGTGGAGCTATATATCTAGGTGATGAGGATATTACAAAACTTCCTCCCAACAAGAGAAATGTAAATACAATATTCCAAAAATACGCTTTATTCCCTCATTTGACTGTATATGAGAATGTGGCTTTTCCTTTGAGATTAAAAAAGGTTGATGAAAAGACAATAGATAGTGAGGTAAAGAAGTTTGTAAAGATGGTAGGACTATCTGAACATATAAACAAAAAACCAAATCAGCTATCTGGAGGACAGCAACAGAGAGTTTCAATAGCTAGAGCTTTAATCAATAAGCCGGGACTTTTACTTCTTGATGAGCCATTGTCAGCATTAGATGCCAAGTTAAGACAAAATCTATTGATAGAGTTAGACTTGATACATGAAGAGGTAGGAATAACATTTATATTTATAACTCACGATCAGCAAGAGGCACTTTCAATATCAGATAGAATAGCTGTTATGAACAAGGGAGAGGTTTTACAAGTTGGAACACCTGCTGAAGTTTATGAATCACCAGCAGACTCTTTTGTAGCAGATTTTATAGGTGAAAATAACTTCTTTGATGGAAAGGTAACTGAGATAATAGATGATGAGTTTGCAAAGCTATACAATGAGCAATTGGGTGAACTTGTATTTGAGATGGACAAACCTGTAAAAGTAGGAGATAGAGTAAAAGTTTCAATCAGACCAGAGAAGATAAAACTTTCTAAGACTATGCCTAAAGGAATCAATGAAAAAGAGAAGATAAATGTTTTAAAGGTATATGTAAATGAGTTAATCTACTCAGGATTCCAAAGTAAGTACTTCGTATTTTTAAATAATAATAAGGATATGACTTTTAAAGTATTTAAGCAACATGCTGTTTACTTTGATGATAATGATGAGGGAGCTATCTGGTGGGACGAAGATGCTTACATAGCTTGGGACGCAGATGATGGTTTCTTAGTAGAGGTGATATCTAGTGAAGAAAAATAGGATAGGTGCTTGTTATACACTTCCAATAACATTGTGGTTAATAGTATTTTTTGCAATACCTATGGGGATTGTATTGGGATACTCTTTCCTAAAGAGAGGAACTTATGGTGGAGTGGAGATGGAGTTATCCTTTGAAGCTTTTAAAATATTCACAGATAAGATCTTTTTGACAATACTTTTAAAAACTGTATATATTTCTATTATGGTAACAATGTTTACAGTTGTGTTATCTCTTCCAACAGCTTACTATATAGCTAGATCAAAGTATAAGAAGGAGTTACTATTTTTAGTAATAATTCCATTTTGGACAAACTTCTTAATAAGAATCTATGCTTGGATAGCTGTTTTAGGAAATAATGGATTTTTAAATAACTTCTTGTTAAAAATAGGTATATTAGATACTCCTATACAGTTTTTATACAATACAGGGGCAGTAATACTAATAACAGTCTATACAAGTTTACCTTTTGCAATCTTACCTCTTTATGCTGTAATAGAGAAGTTTGACTTTTCATTAATAGAGGCAGCAAGAGATTTAGGAGCGACAAATAGAGAGGCTTTCTTCAAGGTGTTTATACCAAATATCAAACCGGGGATTGTAACAGCAGTACTATTTACATTTATACCTGCATTAGGATCTTATGCTGTACCAAAGTTAGTAGGTGGAACACAGGCAACAATGCTTGGAAACATAATAGCACAACATCTTACTGTTACGAGAAACTGGCCACTTGCCTCTACAATATCAGCTGCTTTGATAATAGTTACTTCAATAGCAATTATGATATTTATGAAATTGAGCAATAAAGAGACAAAGACAGAGGTGGTGGCAGAAGATGAATAAGAGAAGAACGTCATTATTCTTTTTCATACTATCAATGTTATTTTTCTATATACCGTTAATAATATTGATAATTTACTCATTTAATGATGGAAAATCTATGGTATGGAAAGGATTTTCAATGAGATGGTACAAGGAACTTTTCATGTATTCAGACAATATATGGAAAGCTTTTAGATACAGTGTAGGAATAGCAATAGTTTCAGGGATTATTTCAACTACAATAGGAACACTTGGAG
Above is a window of Fusobacterium sp. SYSU M8D902 DNA encoding:
- a CDS encoding XdhC/CoxI family protein gives rise to the protein MELTILKKIEENLSQGKRTALVTITEATGSTPRKSGTIMGVFEDEIVGTIGGGKIESVVIDRARELLKTGNSESFEYNLTTTNELKMNCGGMMKGYIKIFSPFPKLLICGAGHVGQKLFKIAQHLEFDLKIIDDREELKKDIPELTLGSFQELLTKEKIDGNTYIVIVTRGHLLDEEVFNLVKNRGAKYIGIIGSRRKVTTLKEKLEKIGEIRDNIFAPIGLKLSNGTPEEIAIEILAEILKIKNGGDLVHRTMFHNKYILGGKNE
- a CDS encoding exodeoxyribonuclease III; the encoded protein is MKLISWNVNGLRACVGKGFLDYFNEQKADIFCLQETKLQEGQIDLELEGYHQYWNYAEKKGYSGTAIFTKEKPLSVQYGLGIEEHDKEGRVITLEFDKFYMITVYTPNSQEKLARLEYRMKWEDDFKNYLLELDKKKPVIVCGDLNVAHNEIDLKNPKTNRKNAGFSDEEREKMTTLLNSGFVDSFRYFYPDRAEIYSWWSYRFSARAKNAGWRIDYFLVSDRIKENMNGADIHTTILGSDHCPVVLDISL
- the yqeB gene encoding selenium-dependent molybdenum cofactor biosynthesis protein YqeB, which encodes MGFTNDIVVVRGGGDIATGTIHKLFRAGFKVLILEIEKPSAIRREVAFCEAIYREKMVIEEVTAKLCSSIEEIERCWLNNEIPILVDPNGDIIKKIKPLVVVDAILAKKNCGTNREMAPITIGLGPGFTAGLDVDVVVESMRGHDLGRLIFEGKAMENTGVPGIIAGIGRERVIYSPCSGIIKNICSIGDIVKKGDTIATIDGNNIKATIDGVLRGLIRDGYKVSEKFKIADIDPRLEEQKNCFTISDKARAIGGAVLEAILYLKIKKGL
- a CDS encoding RidA family protein, with product MNKVIHTEKAPAALGPYSQAIEANGMLFVSGQIPFVPETMTLVSEDVKEQTRQSLENVKAIVEAAGYSMKDVVKAGVFIKDMNDFAAINEVYNEYLGDVKPARACVEVARLPKDVKVEIEVIAVK
- the moaA gene encoding GTP 3',8-cyclase MoaA, encoding MRDRLGRDIEYLRVSITDRCNLRCKYCMGDKDIVFLPKDEILSVEEIKRVVEIFSELGVKKVRITGGEPLVRKNFREIIQGINSIDTIDEISLTTNGISLEEELEFLRSKKIYSLNISLDTLKGELYREITGGELSKVLNSIKKALELNFKRIKLNVVLIRGKNDSEIMDFVRLTERYPIDVRFIELMPIGMGKEYRPISNDEVKKIIEKERKLIYFDERIGSGPAIYYKTEFGQGCIGFITPISHGFCEQCNRVRVTAEGFLKLCLHLNSGINLKELLRSGYDNEFIKTKIVEAINNKPEKHSMREKVENKRADKRYMNEIGG
- a CDS encoding ABC transporter ATP-binding protein, with protein sequence MRLKKDISIKNVTKSYDGVQVLKNINLDIKDGEIFSILGPSGCGKTTLLRMIAGFTELDGGAIYLGDEDITKLPPNKRNVNTIFQKYALFPHLTVYENVAFPLRLKKVDEKTIDSEVKKFVKMVGLSEHINKKPNQLSGGQQQRVSIARALINKPGLLLLDEPLSALDAKLRQNLLIELDLIHEEVGITFIFITHDQQEALSISDRIAVMNKGEVLQVGTPAEVYESPADSFVADFIGENNFFDGKVTEIIDDEFAKLYNEQLGELVFEMDKPVKVGDRVKVSIRPEKIKLSKTMPKGINEKEKINVLKVYVNELIYSGFQSKYFVFLNNNKDMTFKVFKQHAVYFDDNDEGAIWWDEDAYIAWDADDGFLVEVISSEEK
- a CDS encoding ABC transporter permease, which encodes MKKNRIGACYTLPITLWLIVFFAIPMGIVLGYSFLKRGTYGGVEMELSFEAFKIFTDKIFLTILLKTVYISIMVTMFTVVLSLPTAYYIARSKYKKELLFLVIIPFWTNFLIRIYAWIAVLGNNGFLNNFLLKIGILDTPIQFLYNTGAVILITVYTSLPFAILPLYAVIEKFDFSLIEAARDLGATNREAFFKVFIPNIKPGIVTAVLFTFIPALGSYAVPKLVGGTQATMLGNIIAQHLTVTRNWPLASTISAALIIVTSIAIMIFMKLSNKETKTEVVAEDE
- a CDS encoding MOSC domain-containing protein, whose product is MAKIVAVCTSEKKGTQKKSVNEGVLIENFGLEGDAHAGNWHRQVSLISKQKIDEFKSRGGSVVDGDFGENIIVDGIDCAKLPVGTKLKIGEEIVLEVTQIGKECHSHCAIYHSVGDCIMPREGIFTVVLKGGKVRVGDSIEII